The following are from one region of the Methanospirillum hungatei genome:
- a CDS encoding methyltransferase family protein: MNHGENPNFQAKEDENEWNIRIKGIVFGLIPVVIMGGVLFGSSGTLFWPMAWVILGTLFLATTLVTLFCSPDLITERMVKKPGVMKWDSYLVTVMNVMGFLTLFVAGLDMRFNWTGEMVFSIQIVALCFFLSGYLIFSWAMLSNRFFSTVVRIQEEKGHYAIMSGPYRFIRHPGYMGFILIVLAQPLMLGSLWALFPGVVTAALFVVRTRKEDDVLVSELNGYSMYIQEVKYRLIPGIW; this comes from the coding sequence ATGAATCATGGGGAGAATCCGAATTTCCAGGCAAAGGAGGATGAGAATGAGTGGAATATCCGTATTAAGGGGATTGTCTTTGGCCTTATTCCGGTTGTCATCATGGGAGGGGTACTTTTTGGTTCATCCGGTACGCTGTTCTGGCCGATGGCATGGGTTATCCTTGGTACGTTATTCCTGGCTACAACGCTTGTAACACTTTTTTGCAGCCCTGATCTGATTACTGAGCGGATGGTGAAAAAACCCGGAGTAATGAAATGGGATTCTTATCTGGTAACAGTGATGAATGTAATGGGTTTTTTAACGCTATTTGTTGCAGGACTGGATATGAGGTTTAACTGGACCGGAGAAATGGTATTCTCTATACAGATTGTGGCGTTATGTTTCTTTTTATCCGGATACCTGATATTTTCATGGGCCATGTTGTCGAACCGGTTTTTTTCAACCGTTGTTCGAATCCAGGAGGAGAAGGGTCATTATGCCATCATGTCCGGTCCGTACCGGTTTATAAGACATCCCGGCTATATGGGCTTTATTCTTATTGTTCTTGCCCAGCCCCTGATGCTAGGATCTTTATGGGCATTATTCCCCGGAGTAGTCACCGCAGCACTTTTTGTTGTGAGAACCAGGAAGGAGGATGATGTACTGGTATCAGAACTGAATGGATACTCTATGTATATTCAGGAAGTGAAGTATCGCCTTATTCCGGGGATTTGGTGA
- a CDS encoding amidohydrolase — protein sequence MTSDTKNKRLIAFTGGQILTMDPQNNNAETVVIRGNRIIDIGDAEICNQYPDVDIVNLDGRTLLPGFIDSHNHLSSFACFFPNWVNLFGLMTKEEILGALKKHAQMNPGNGWIVGFGWFDGKSGGIDLNRFDLDETGFVRPVLLIQATFHMSVTNSLGLEMAGIDSATPNPRCGTIIRDRDGKPTGVLIENAQSSVFNLTMNTEIGEHAELIRARALELLSFGITAIHDPGVTLKAAEAYRFLYNRENLPVSVLMMPHGATILDNDPGMWLEGPKTGSGDEHLRIGPVKIFADGATPETVAYDMVIRGQTMKSGSFRDDFRGILYDATRKGFRVCVHSFGNATTDAVLDAFEEAKKYAPPEFEIRPRLEHVTLISDSQIRRLAVMGGCVSIQPQFLMRAANFSRAPVENAKWLPYADLFKSGVCVAASSDDPGGFMDARDPLKGAVMGSTMSNGDGNTVFPDQVLPFQRWLWFYTAGSAYAGGQEHERGMLKKGLVADLVILKGALDPENPPVVDETYKDGRLVFKHQNEVNV from the coding sequence ATGACATCCGATACAAAGAACAAACGACTGATTGCCTTTACAGGCGGACAGATACTGACGATGGATCCTCAAAATAATAATGCAGAAACGGTTGTTATCAGGGGGAACAGAATTATTGACATCGGTGATGCGGAGATCTGTAATCAATATCCTGATGTTGATATTGTCAATTTGGACGGGCGGACTCTTTTACCCGGTTTTATAGATTCACACAATCATCTATCCTCATTTGCCTGTTTCTTTCCGAACTGGGTAAATCTCTTCGGTCTTATGACAAAAGAGGAGATTCTTGGTGCATTGAAAAAACATGCTCAAATGAATCCAGGAAATGGATGGATAGTCGGGTTTGGATGGTTTGATGGAAAATCAGGGGGAATAGATCTAAACCGGTTTGATCTTGATGAAACTGGTTTTGTTCGTCCTGTCCTTCTTATCCAGGCTACATTTCATATGAGTGTAACAAACAGTCTGGGACTGGAGATGGCTGGTATTGACTCCGCTACACCAAATCCCCGGTGTGGAACTATTATTCGGGATCGTGATGGAAAACCAACCGGAGTTCTGATAGAGAACGCTCAGAGTTCTGTATTCAATCTGACCATGAACACTGAAATCGGGGAGCATGCTGAACTTATCAGGGCCCGGGCTTTAGAACTTCTCTCATTTGGAATTACTGCAATTCATGATCCCGGTGTCACATTAAAAGCTGCAGAGGCGTATCGTTTTCTGTATAATCGGGAAAACTTGCCGGTATCAGTGCTCATGATGCCTCATGGAGCGACAATTCTCGATAATGATCCTGGTATGTGGCTCGAAGGTCCGAAAACCGGAAGTGGTGATGAACATCTCCGCATAGGTCCGGTCAAGATCTTTGCTGATGGAGCAACACCGGAAACTGTTGCATATGATATGGTTATCCGGGGACAAACGATGAAAAGCGGTTCCTTCCGAGATGATTTTCGCGGGATATTATATGATGCAACCAGAAAGGGATTTCGTGTTTGTGTCCATTCTTTTGGAAATGCTACCACTGATGCGGTTCTTGATGCTTTTGAAGAAGCAAAGAAATATGCCCCTCCGGAATTTGAAATAAGACCTCGTCTTGAGCATGTGACGTTAATTTCAGATTCACAGATCCGCCGTCTTGCAGTAATGGGTGGATGTGTCTCTATTCAGCCTCAATTCCTTATGCGAGCTGCAAATTTCTCCCGTGCACCGGTGGAAAATGCGAAGTGGCTGCCATATGCCGATCTTTTTAAATCAGGAGTGTGTGTTGCCGCATCAAGTGATGATCCCGGTGGATTCATGGATGCACGGGATCCGTTGAAGGGTGCTGTGATGGGATCTACGATGAGTAATGGTGATGGAAACACCGTATTTCCGGATCAAGTTCTTCCCTTTCAGCGGTGGCTGTGGTTTTATACTGCCGGAAGTGCGTATGCCGGAGGGCAGGAACACGAACGAGGAATGCTTAAAAAAGGACTGGTTGCTGATCTCGTAATCCTCAAAGGGGCACTTGATCCCGAAAATCCCCCGGTGGTTGATGAGACCTACAAAGATGGCAGGTTGGTATTCAAGCACCAAAATGAGGTTAATGTATGA
- a CDS encoding TetR/AcrR family transcriptional regulator: protein MVPEYRKEAKNRIVNAGLEVMYQKGYCRTTMDDIAKHLNVTKPALYRYFKNKNELILESAKILQGEYRRIQSPQKSNKCPIATWITVFDQMMSSESNEHALLLELIGMTKYEPEIGNYSIERMKIGIEESTKTIAEQQKKGYITSTTDPRTLAIALLSIFNGMRMMIILGVEHDELRIRWIEIIRALFLESGRDKFSEKCPLDCPGYDICTGFTEF from the coding sequence ATGGTCCCGGAGTACCGGAAGGAAGCAAAAAATAGAATCGTGAACGCAGGTCTGGAGGTAATGTACCAAAAAGGATATTGCAGAACTACCATGGACGATATCGCAAAACACCTGAACGTCACCAAACCTGCCTTATACCGCTATTTCAAAAATAAAAATGAGTTGATTCTTGAGAGTGCAAAAATCCTTCAGGGAGAATACCGCCGGATTCAGTCACCACAGAAATCTAATAAATGCCCCATCGCCACATGGATAACTGTTTTCGATCAGATGATGTCATCTGAAAGCAATGAACATGCATTACTCCTGGAACTCATTGGGATGACCAAATATGAACCTGAAATCGGAAATTATTCCATAGAACGAATGAAAATAGGAATCGAAGAATCCACAAAAACCATCGCAGAACAACAAAAAAAGGGATACATTACATCTACAACCGATCCACGAACTCTCGCTATCGCTCTTTTATCAATCTTTAACGGAATGCGAATGATGATTATCCTGGGAGTGGAACATGATGAACTTCGTATCCGGTGGATTGAAATTATCAGAGCACTATTCCTGGAATCAGGGAGGGATAAATTCTCTGAAAAATGTCCCCTGGACTGTCCGGGATATGATATCTGCACTGGATTTACTGAATTTTAA
- a CDS encoding type II toxin-antitoxin system HicB family antitoxin — protein sequence MDTFTAIIHQEGEFFVALCPETGTVSQGKSIEEAITNLKEATELYLEEFPAPHHSRSLITTFEVASIAAQ from the coding sequence ATGGATACATTTACTGCAATAATTCATCAGGAAGGGGAATTCTTTGTTGCATTATGCCCGGAAACTGGTACTGTAAGCCAGGGAAAGAGTATAGAAGAGGCTATTACAAATCTCAAAGAAGCAACGGAACTTTATCTTGAAGAATTTCCTGCTCCTCATCATTCACGGAGTTTAATAACAACTTTTGAGGTAGCATCGATTGCCGCCCAATAA
- a CDS encoding HIT family protein — protein sequence MVHLSPEHGITVPGTGTMLHSPDGYNIGINDGIPARKTVIHLHIHIIPRYSGDMVDPEGGVRGVIPEKQKY from the coding sequence TTGGTTCATCTCTCACCAGAACACGGGATTACAGTACCGGGAACTGGAACGATGTTGCATTCTCCGGACGGGTATAATATCGGGATAAACGACGGTATACCGGCAAGAAAGACGGTAATACACCTGCATATCCATATCATCCCCCGGTATTCCGGAGACATGGTAGATCCAGAGGGAGGAGTCAGAGGGGTAATTCCGGAGAAGCAGAAGTATTGA